A single region of the Glycine max cultivar Williams 82 chromosome 20, Glycine_max_v4.0, whole genome shotgun sequence genome encodes:
- the LOC102665692 gene encoding TMV resistance protein N — protein sequence MLCEAVKDSELAIVVFSENYADSEWCLKELMEILHCRKTKGMVVIPVFYEVDPSHIRNCTYIYGKAMEKHNDNESIQDWKAALDEAASISTMEFHLFLFLAL from the coding sequence ATGTTGTGCGAAGCAGTCAAGGACTCAGAGCTTGCTATTGTGGTATTCTCCGAAAACTATGCTGACTCAGAATGGTGCTTGAAAGAACTGATGGAAATACTTCACTGCAGAAAAACTAAGGGAATGGTAGTGATACCCGTGTTCTACGAAGTGGATCCATCACACATAAGAAACTGCACTTACATTTACGGGAAAGCAATGGAAAAACACAACGACAACGAATCCATCCAAGACTGGAAAGCTGCTCTCGATGAAGCTGCCAGTATATCAACGATGGAGTTCcatctttttctcttcctaGCTCTTTGA
- the LOC106797709 gene encoding uncharacterized protein, translating into MPPSRNKSMKLYIAASDKTIGSMLAQEDDDGIEHAIYYLSRVLNDAETRYTAIEKLCLCLYFSCAKLKQYIKPVDVYVYSHYDVIKHMLSKPILHSRIGKWALALTEYSLTYKPLKSVKGQIVADFIVDHSVVEMSQDYVDTEPWILYFDGSKHKHGTGIGVLIISPNKVPTKFKYKIKGLCSNNEAEYEALISGLEILISLGARNVNIRGDSELVLRQLTQEYKCVNEHLAKYFVIASSLLNHFDYINIEHVPRQENREANDLAQIASGYKMSKEKLTQLIKIKDKLVLPEPLSTKLPMPKLVGASIPQNNEYESMNDLQEKIQILAIDNMLDNDWRKSIIEYLENPIGNVARKIKYRALNYVIVGNDLFKKTAEGVLLKCLSESEAYLAVSHVHSGACGSHQAGHKMKWLLFRQGLYWPSMLKDCIEFAKGCQECQKHAGIQHVPASELHSIIKPWPFRGWALDLIGEIKPASSKNQRYIIVGIDYFTKWIEAVPLPNVDQEAVISFIQNYIIYRFGIPETITTDQGSVFTGRKMKEFAQKTGFRLLTSTPYYAQANGQVEAANKIVINLIKKHIAQKPRNWNKTLDQVLWACRNSPKESTNTTPFRLTYGHDAVLPVEIHLQSARVQKQMDIPIDHYWKMMSDELVDLDEERLRALEVLTKQKERVAKAYNKKVKSKTFNVGDLVWKVILPMDSKDRALGKWSPNWEGPFKIIQIYSNGAYELEELTPQKRTLRINGKYLKKI; encoded by the coding sequence ATGCCTCCTAGTCGAAACAAGTCTATGAAATTGTATATTGCTGCGTCTGACAAGACCATTGGTAGCATGTTGGCTCAGGAAGATGATGATGGCATAGAACATGCAATTTATTATCTTAGTCGTGTACTAAATGATGCAGAAACTAGATATACTGCCATAGAAAAACTCTGTCTTTGTCTGTATTTCTCTTGTGCAAAACTTAAGCAATATATAAAGCCTGTTGATGTTTATGTGTATTctcattatgatgttattaaGCACATGTTGTCAAAACCGATTTTACACAGTAGAATTGGAAAATGGGCTTTAGCATTAACAGAATATTCTTTAACGTACAAGCCTTTGAAATCTGTTAAGGGTCAAATTGTGGCAGATTTTATTGTAGATCACTCAGTGGTCGAAATGTCGCAAGACTATGTCGATACAGAGCCATGGATTTTGTATTTCGATGGTTCGAAACACAAACATGGAACTGGAATTGGAGTTTTAATAATATCCCCCAATAAAGTTCCAACTAagttcaaatataaaatcaaagggCTTTGTTCTAATAATGAGGCTGAGTATGAAGCTCTAATTTCAGgccttgaaattttaattagccTGGGGGCAAGAAATGTTAATATAAGAGGTGATTCAGAATTAGTGTTGAGGCAATTAACACAAGAATACAAATGTGTTAATGAACACTtagcaaaatattttgttatagcAAGTTCTCTTCTGAATCATTTCGATTATATCAACATTGAGCATGTACCTCGACAAGAAAACCGAGAAGCAAATGATTTAGCCCAAATAGCTTCAGGGTACAAAATGTCGAAGGAAAAGTTAACTCAGttgatcaaaataaaagataaactgGTGTTACCAGAGCCATTAAGCACTAAATTGCCAATGCCAAAACTTGTGGGGGCAAGTATACCACAAAATAATGAATATGAAAGCATGAATGATCTCcaggaaaaaattcaaattttggccATTGACAATATGTTAGATAATGATTGGAGAAAGTCCATTATTGAATATTTGGAAAATCCAATAGGCAATGTGGCTCGAAAGATCAAATATAGGGCTTTAAATTACGTGATTGTGGGAAATGATTTGTTTAAAAAGACTGCAGAAGGAGTGTTGTTAAAATGTCTAAGTGAATCAGAAGCATACTTGGCAGTTTCCCATGTTCACAGTGGGGCTTGTGGATCACATCAAGCAGGCCATAAAATGAAATGGCTTTTATTTCGACAAGGTTTGTATTGGCCTTCGATGTTAAAAGACTGCATAGAATTCGCTAAAGGCTGTCAGGAATGCCAAAAGCATGCAGGGATACAGCATGTACCTGCTAGTGAGTTACATTCCATAATCAAACCTTGGCCTTTCAGAGGATGGGCTTTGGACTTAATTGGTGAAATCAAGCCTGCCTCTTCTAAGAACCAGCGTTATATTATAGTTGGTATCGATTACTTTACAAAATGGATCGAAGCAGTCCCTTTGCCAAATGTTGATCAGGAAGCAGTAATTagtttcattcaaaattatattatttataggttTGGTATTCCCGAAACAATTACCACTGATCAAGGTTCAGTTTTTACTGgacgaaaaatgaaagaatttgccCAAAAAACTGGCTTTCGATTGTTAACCTCAACACCATATTACGCGCAAGCAAATGGTCAGgtcgaagcagccaataagattgtaattaacttgattaaaaaacacattGCCCAAAAGCCAAGAAATTGGAATAAAACGTTAGATCAAGTTCTATGGGCATGTAGAAATTCTCCTAAGGAATCAACTAATACTACCCCATTTCGACTAACTTATGGGCACGATGCTGTACTTCCGGTCGAAATACATTTGCAATCAGCTAGAGTACAAAAACAAATGGACATTCCGAtcgaccattattggaaaatgatGTCAGATGAGTTAGTTGATTTAGACGAGGAGAGATTAAGAGCATTAGAAGTCTTgactaaacaaaaagaaagggttgCTAAAGCTTATAATAAGAAAGTGAAGTCGAAAACTTTTAATGTTGGAGATTTAGTTTGGAAGGTTATCCTGCCCATGGATAGTAAGGATCGAGCCTTGGGCAAATGGTCCCCAAATTGGGAAGGACCgtttaaaataattcagatcTATTCGAATGGTGCTTATGAATTAGAGGAATTAACCCCTCAGAAACGTACTTTGAGGATAAAtggtaaatatttgaaaaaaatataa
- the LOC102665558 gene encoding zinc finger protein 10, giving the protein MNSEKSVSLDISSEENDHHDQDDDTGGTKRSYECTFCKRGFTNAQALGGHMNIHRKDRAKAKQFTIDASPSVNKFNNDDSTALPFVSEIMNQPTKPNYYSLLESQMNFQPPHAFYYEFCNSRSQPLSLNQGLHGANLSLQIGPSHVDDNIHQFRRGNQKTSEVDLELRLGHDPY; this is encoded by the coding sequence ATGAATTCAGAGAAGTCAGTGAGTCTTGATATTTCAAGTGAAGAAAATGATCATCATGATCAAGATGATGACACTGGTGGAACCAAACGGTCTTATGAGTGCACATTCTGCAAAAGAGGCTTCACAAATGCTCAGGCTTTAGGGGGGCATATGAATATCCATAGGAAGGACAGGGCCAAGGCCAAGCAATTCACAATTGATGCTTCACCTTCAGTTAACAAATTCAACAACGATGATTCCACGGCCCTTCCTTTTGTCTCAGAAATTATGAATCAACCCACAAAGCCTAATTACTACTCCCTTTTGGAGTCTCAGATGAACTTTCAACCACCACATGCCTTTTATTATGAGTTTTGTAACTCAAGGTCTCAGCCTTTGAGTTTGAACCAAGGGCTTCATGGTGCCAATTTGAGTCTCCAAATTGGTCCGAGTCATGTTGATGATAACATTCATCAATTCAGGAGAGGAAATCAGAAAACGAGTGAAGTGGACTTGGAGCTCAGACTTGGCCATGATCCATACTGA